From Aspergillus fumigatus Af293 chromosome 5, whole genome shotgun sequence, a single genomic window includes:
- a CDS encoding flavin-containing monooxygenase yields MARVDVQQSVPSHLRTVPGSFNIPPASLPAPSKVGTFDPERVASDLVDVFNLALDQHNYPKVTSLFTDNGFWRDHLALSWQLRTVHGHEAILKYLERCSESRDGMRLRRISIDRSSSVRAPKAWVLDGAGEVQGIQFFFEAETVHGSAVGVARLAMQNDGWKIFTLFTSLQELKGHEELLGHRRPKGAQHGDHPDRKNWAERRADSMAYIDNCEPTVIIIGAGQGGLTAAARLKMLGVDSLIIDKNESVGDNWRLRYRQLVLHDPVWYDHMPYVKFPAHWPIFTPKDKLAEFFECYVKMLELNVWNRTTISHCEWDEQTTTWTVSLSQKQSDGTCQVRTFHPRHIIQATGHSGKMKMPYIPGMENFQGKRLCHSSQFPGAEKNGSGKKAIVVGSCNSAHDIAQDYQEKGYDITMVQRSTTCVVSSAAITKIGLKGLYEEDGPPVEDADLLLHGTPTPVLKVLQAHITSKEVEHDRELLDGLERAGFKVDHGPDGSGLLMKYFQRGGGYYIDVGASQMIIDGKIKVKQGQEIAEVLPHGLRFADGSELEADEIIFATGYDNMRTQTGMLLGNKVADKVSDVWGYNEEGEIRTMWQDSGHQGFYFHGGNLATARYYSKVLALQIKALEEGIHRYGEI; encoded by the exons ATGGCCAGAGTAGACGTCCAGCAGAGTGTTCCCTCGCACCTTCGTACTGTGCCGGGTTCATTCAACATCCCACCAGCAAGTCTCCCAGCACCATCGAAAGTCGGCACCTTCGATCCAGAGCGGGTTGCGTCCGACCTAGTGGATGTTTTCAATCTCGCCCTCGACCAACACAACTACCCCAAAGTTACAAGCTTGTTTACAGACAATGGATTTTGGCGTGACCACCTAGCCTTATCCTGGCAACTTCGAACCGTGCACGGCCATGAGGCTATCTTGAAGTACTTGGAGAGATGCTCTGAGTCTAGAGACGGCATGCGACTCCGCAGAATTTCAATTGACCGGAGCTCCTCTGTGCGCGCCCCCAAGGCGTGGGTGCTTGATGGAGCTGGCGAAGTCCAGGGCATCCAGTTCTTCTTTGAGGCAGAAACAGTTCATGGATCTGCTGTCGGAGTCGCACGCCTCGCAATGCAAAATGATGGTTGGAAAATATTTACTTTATTCACTTCCCTGCAAGAATTGAAGGGCCATGAGGAGCTTCTTGGACATCGAAGACCAAAGGGAGCGCAACACGGAGACCACCCAGACCGCAAGAACTGGGCCGAGAGACGAGCTGATTCGATGGCTTATATTGACAACTGTGAACCGACTGTGATTATTATCG GTGCCGGACAGGGTGGTTTGACAGCTGCTGCGAGACTGAAGATGCTAGGTGTGGATtctctcatcatcgacaaaAATGAGTCAGTCGGAGACAACTGGCGTCTTCGCTATCGTCAGCTCGTCTTGCATGATCCTGTGTGGTACGACCATATGCCCTATGTGAAATTTCCAGCCCATTGGCCCATTTTCACGCCCAAGGACAAGCTGGCCGAATTCTTCGAGTGCTATGTTAAGATGCTAGAACTTAATGTTTGGAATAGAACGACTATCTCTCACTGCGAATGGGACGAGCAAACTACCACCTGGACCGTGTCGCTCTCTCAAAAGCAAAGCGATGGGACCTGCCAAGTCAGAACATTCCACCCGCGCCATATTATCCAAGCCACAGGACATTCCGGCAAGATGAAGATGCCCTATATCCCGGGTATGGAAAACTTCCAGGGTAAACGTCTCTGTCATTCCTCGCAATTTCCTGGCGCAGAGAAAAATGGTTCTGGCAAGAAAGCCATTGTTGTGGGCTCCTGTAACTCAGCCCACGACATTGCACAGGATTACCAAGAGAAAGGCTATGATATCACGATGGTCCAGAGATCAACAACCTGTGTCGTTTCCTCGGCTGCTATCACTAAGATTGGTCTAAAGGGCCTCTACGAGGAGGATGGTCCGCCGGTGGAAGATGCAGACCTTCTACTGCACGGTACCCCTACACCAGTCTTGAAAGTGCTTCAAGCTCACATCACTTCAAAAGAAGTCGAGCATGATCGGGAGCTCCTGGATGGACTTGAAAGGGCTGGATTCAAGGTCGATCATGGCCCTGATGGCTCTGGGCTACTGATGAAGTATTTCCAGCGTGGCGGTGGCTACTACATTGATGTTGGTGCCTCACAAATGATCATAGACGGCAAAATCAAGGTGAAACAAGGCCAGGAGATCGCCGAGGTGCTGCCTCATGGCTTGAGGTTTGCCGATGGATCTGAGCTGGAAGCCGATGAAATCATCTTCGCCACTGGATACGACAACATGCGCACGCAAACTGGCATGCTTTTGGGCAATAAGGTCGCCGACAAGGTTTCTGATGTCTGGGGCTATaatgaagagggagaaatcAGAACCATGTGGCAGGATAGTGGCCACCAAGGATTTTACTTCCATGGGGGCAATCTAGCAACGGCAAGATACTACTCCAAGGTGTTGGCCCTCCAGATCAAAGCCCTCGAGGAAGGTATCCATCGGTATGGGGAAATCTGA